The following coding sequences lie in one Deltaproteobacteria bacterium HGW-Deltaproteobacteria-6 genomic window:
- a CDS encoding sulfate ABC transporter substrate-binding protein: MITKKFNINSAQQLSIHRSSHKAGSYLTAGSRVFAFFIAFFAIILTWSLAATAAEAVTLLNVSYDPTRELYQEFNQAFIKDWQKKTGQQVTIKQSHGGSGKQARSVIDGLEADVVTLALAYDIDEVQGKGLIKTGWQKRLPHNSAPYTSTIVFLVRKGNPKNIHDWNDLIKPGISVITPNPKTSGGARWNYLAAWGYALRQKGGNDATAQAFVKKLFKNVPVLDSGARGSTTTFVQRGIGDVLLAWENEAFLAINELGPDKFEIITPSVSILAEPPVTIVDKVVEKHGTRAIAEAYLKYLYSDEGQKIAARHYYRPINKKIAAAASRLPNLKLFTLEEVFGSWQKAQKTHFSDGGVFDLIYAKN, translated from the coding sequence ATGATAACCAAGAAGTTCAATATAAATAGTGCTCAGCAATTGAGCATTCATCGAAGCAGTCATAAGGCTGGAAGTTACTTAACTGCAGGCAGCCGGGTTTTTGCATTTTTTATCGCTTTCTTTGCAATTATCCTGACTTGGTCGTTAGCCGCTACCGCTGCGGAGGCCGTGACCCTGCTCAACGTCTCATACGATCCGACGCGTGAACTTTACCAGGAATTCAACCAGGCGTTCATTAAAGACTGGCAGAAGAAGACGGGGCAACAGGTGACGATTAAGCAATCTCACGGCGGGTCCGGTAAACAGGCGCGTTCTGTCATCGACGGCCTGGAGGCGGATGTTGTTACCCTGGCTTTGGCCTATGATATCGACGAGGTTCAGGGGAAAGGCCTGATCAAAACCGGCTGGCAGAAGAGACTGCCCCATAACAGCGCCCCTTATACATCCACAATTGTATTTTTAGTCCGCAAGGGTAATCCGAAAAATATTCACGATTGGAATGACCTGATCAAACCGGGCATCTCCGTCATTACTCCGAACCCCAAGACCTCCGGCGGCGCGCGCTGGAATTACCTGGCTGCCTGGGGATACGCCCTGCGGCAAAAGGGTGGGAATGATGCCACTGCCCAGGCATTTGTCAAAAAACTCTTTAAAAATGTACCGGTCCTGGATTCCGGCGCCCGTGGTTCGACGACTACCTTCGTCCAGCGCGGTATTGGCGATGTACTGCTTGCCTGGGAAAATGAAGCTTTTCTGGCCATCAATGAACTGGGGCCGGATAAATTCGAGATCATCACGCCCTCGGTCAGTATTCTGGCCGAACCACCCGTAACAATTGTGGACAAGGTTGTCGAGAAGCACGGAACACGTGCCATTGCCGAGGCCTATCTGAAATACCTGTATAGCGACGAGGGACAGAAGATTGCCGCCAGGCACTACTACCGGCCAATCAACAAGAAGATAGCTGCTGCAGCCTCCAGGCTTCCGAATCTGAAACTCTTTACTCTCGAGGAAGTGTTCGGCAGTTGGCAGAAGGCACAGAAGACGCACTTCTCCGATGGCGGTGTTTTCGACCTGATATACGCGAAGAATTAA
- the bioB gene encoding biotin synthase BioB, producing the protein MFWFQRAQRILHGDLSSKDEALDLLMSADDDLLGVLAAAFLIRRHYFGRNVTIHIIKNAKSGLCTEDCAFCSQAGGANTDSPQYALQKVEELVEGARDAHRMKAMRYCIVTSGRAPDPEDLEIICAAARQIKKEVPIQICASLGILTVGQSLKLKNAGVDRFNHNLESSERFYPSICTTHSFADRKRTAEIVKASGMELCSGGLIGMGETLADRVEMAFALREVEVDSIPLNFLDPRPGTALENLARLTPADCLRTLAMFRFVHPDKEIRVAGGREACLGSMQALSLYAANSIFTKGYLTTPGQGYEEDMEMIAQAGFHVTDWTAA; encoded by the coding sequence ATGTTTTGGTTCCAACGTGCGCAAAGGATTTTACATGGAGATCTATCATCAAAGGATGAAGCTCTTGATCTACTGATGTCCGCCGATGACGATTTGCTTGGTGTTCTTGCAGCGGCCTTCCTTATTCGCCGGCATTACTTTGGGCGCAACGTCACCATTCATATCATCAAGAATGCCAAAAGCGGTTTGTGCACTGAGGATTGCGCTTTTTGCAGTCAAGCGGGAGGCGCCAATACGGATTCGCCGCAATATGCGTTGCAAAAAGTGGAAGAGCTGGTTGAAGGTGCTCGTGATGCCCATCGCATGAAGGCGATGCGTTACTGCATCGTAACGAGCGGCCGGGCGCCCGACCCCGAAGATCTGGAAATTATCTGCGCGGCGGCTCGTCAGATAAAAAAGGAAGTTCCGATTCAGATTTGCGCGTCACTGGGCATCTTAACAGTCGGCCAGTCGCTGAAGTTGAAAAATGCCGGGGTAGATCGCTTCAATCATAATCTGGAATCGTCGGAAAGATTTTATCCTTCCATCTGTACAACACACAGCTTTGCCGACCGTAAGAGAACGGCAGAAATTGTCAAGGCATCCGGAATGGAACTATGCAGTGGCGGCCTGATCGGTATGGGAGAAACACTTGCAGATCGTGTGGAGATGGCCTTCGCCCTGCGTGAAGTTGAGGTGGATTCCATTCCACTGAATTTCCTCGATCCACGTCCGGGAACTGCGTTGGAAAACTTGGCCAGACTAACTCCTGCAGATTGTCTGCGAACGCTTGCCATGTTTCGTTTTGTCCATCCGGATAAGGAGATTCGCGTAGCCGGCGGACGGGAAGCCTGTCTCGGCTCGATGCAGGCCTTGTCTCTCTATGCGGCAAACTCCATTTTCACCAAAGGCTATCTCACCACGCCCGGTCAGGGATACGAAGAGGATATGGAGATGATTGCCCAGGCCGGATTTCATGTGACGGACTGGACGGCGGCATAA
- a CDS encoding plasmid maintenance system killer protein, whose translation MEIVFKDKNLDRLEIDAGFNAGHPPNIVKAYRRRMQQIRAAKDERDFYNIKSLGYEKLKGNRKHQHSMKLNDQWRLILEYVENGNSKRILIVSIEDYHR comes from the coding sequence CTGGAAATAGTATTTAAAGATAAAAACCTCGATAGATTAGAAATTGATGCTGGTTTCAATGCCGGGCATCCACCTAATATTGTTAAGGCGTACAGAAGGCGGATGCAACAAATAAGGGCTGCGAAAGATGAAAGAGATTTTTATAATATAAAATCCTTAGGATATGAAAAATTGAAAGGAAATAGAAAGCACCAACATTCTATGAAATTAAATGATCAATGGCGTTTGATTTTAGAGTATGTGGAAAATGGAAACAGTAAAAGAATTTTAATAGTTAGTATTGAGGATTATCATCGTTAA
- the cysT gene encoding sulfate ABC transporter permease subunit CysT: MNLRLRNQHVLPGFGPTMGYTVFYLSLIVLIPLSALVINTAGMTWAAFVSAVTSPRVMASYRVTFGAALIAALINAVFGTLVAWVLIRYDFPGRKIMDALVDLPFALPTAVVGITLATVYSANGWVGSFLEPLGIRVAYTPLGIVIAMTVIGLPFVVRTLQPVIEDIEKETEEAAASLGASRWQTFHHVLFPVIVPSILTGFALAFARAVGEYGSIIFIAGNMPMVSEITSLLIITKLEQYDYSGATAIALVMLVASFIMLLMINVLQRWSRKVTET; this comes from the coding sequence ATGAACTTGCGATTGAGAAACCAACATGTGCTTCCCGGATTCGGGCCGACGATGGGCTATACGGTTTTTTATCTCAGCCTCATTGTCCTGATTCCGCTGTCCGCGCTGGTGATCAACACAGCGGGGATGACCTGGGCGGCATTTGTATCGGCGGTGACATCGCCGCGGGTGATGGCTTCCTATCGCGTCACTTTCGGCGCCGCTCTCATCGCAGCTTTGATCAACGCCGTGTTCGGCACATTGGTGGCCTGGGTTTTGATCAGATACGACTTCCCCGGTCGTAAAATCATGGATGCTCTGGTCGATCTGCCTTTCGCACTGCCTACAGCCGTGGTGGGCATAACGCTCGCCACGGTTTACTCGGCCAACGGCTGGGTCGGATCATTTTTAGAGCCGTTGGGTATCAGGGTTGCTTACACGCCACTGGGCATTGTGATTGCCATGACAGTGATCGGCCTGCCCTTTGTGGTCAGGACGCTGCAACCGGTGATCGAGGACATTGAAAAGGAGACGGAGGAAGCGGCCGCTTCTCTGGGGGCAAGCCGCTGGCAGACATTTCATCATGTTCTGTTTCCGGTCATCGTCCCATCGATCCTGACAGGTTTTGCGCTGGCCTTTGCCCGCGCGGTGGGAGAATACGGTTCCATCATTTTCATTGCCGGTAATATGCCCATGGTCTCGGAGATTACCTCGCTTTTGATCATCACCAAGCTGGAGCAGTACGATTACAGCGGTGCGACGGCGATTGCTCTGGTGATGCTGGTTGCTTCTTTTATCATGCTCCTGATGATCAATGTGCTCCAGCGCTGGAGCAGAAAAGTGACGGAAACTTAA
- a CDS encoding [FeFe] hydrogenase H-cluster radical SAM maturase HydE, with the protein MIEEEIITWLREEDERKLETLWSKANDTRIANVGDQVHLRGLIEISNICVRRCGYCGISADNSQIERYRMTEEEIMEYVHKAVDFGYGTVVMQAGEDYGITREWMANIIRRIKFETSLAVTLSLGERPDEDLIAWREAGANRYLIRFETSNRDLYDRIHPPLGEHPSDRFAILSNLKKLGYEVGSGIMIGIPGQTYEDLACDILAFRELDLDMIGVGPFIPHPETPLGQCLPEASANQVPNTEQMTYKVIALTRLVCPEANIPSTTALASLNKADGRELGLMRGANIVMPNLTPPQYRVMYEIYPNKACINETSEACASCLSMRILNIGRTVGSGQGGRLKRDTR; encoded by the coding sequence ATGATTGAAGAAGAAATAATTACCTGGCTTCGCGAAGAAGATGAACGGAAACTGGAAACGCTTTGGAGCAAGGCCAACGATACGCGTATCGCCAACGTGGGCGATCAGGTTCATCTGCGCGGCCTGATCGAAATTTCCAATATCTGCGTCAGGCGTTGCGGATACTGCGGCATCAGCGCCGACAACAGCCAGATTGAGCGCTATCGCATGACCGAAGAAGAAATTATGGAATACGTGCACAAGGCTGTCGACTTCGGTTATGGAACCGTCGTTATGCAGGCGGGAGAGGACTATGGCATTACACGGGAATGGATGGCCAATATTATCCGCCGGATCAAATTTGAAACGTCCCTGGCAGTGACCTTGAGCCTTGGTGAACGGCCGGATGAAGACCTGATTGCCTGGCGCGAGGCCGGTGCCAACCGCTATCTCATCCGTTTTGAAACCTCCAACAGGGACCTTTATGACCGGATTCATCCGCCTCTGGGAGAGCATCCGTCGGACAGGTTTGCCATTCTTTCGAATCTAAAAAAGCTGGGTTATGAAGTGGGCAGCGGCATTATGATCGGTATTCCCGGCCAGACCTATGAAGATTTGGCATGCGACATCCTGGCGTTTCGTGAATTGGATCTGGACATGATCGGGGTTGGCCCATTCATTCCTCATCCGGAAACGCCGCTGGGGCAGTGTTTGCCGGAAGCTTCAGCCAATCAAGTGCCGAATACCGAACAAATGACCTACAAAGTTATTGCGCTGACTCGCCTGGTTTGCCCGGAGGCAAACATCCCCAGCACAACGGCTCTGGCCAGTCTCAACAAAGCCGATGGCCGCGAACTGGGCCTGATGCGCGGCGCCAACATCGTGATGCCCAACCTGACACCGCCGCAGTACCGGGTGATGTATGAAATCTATCCCAACAAGGCCTGCATCAACGAAACGTCTGAAGCCTGCGCATCGTGTCTTTCTATGCGAATCCTGAATATCGGACGAACCGTGGGCAGCGGGCAGGGTGGACGGCTGAAACGCGATACGCGTTAG